A genomic region of Brienomyrus brachyistius isolate T26 chromosome 6, BBRACH_0.4, whole genome shotgun sequence contains the following coding sequences:
- the LOC125744498 gene encoding protein FAM222B-like: MLVCLLGPGDFCSQLPPHTQMNTGLQKWDTTQKMRSAQYPTPAELDAYAKKVANNPLTIKIFPNSVKVPQRNHVRHTVNGLDTSGHRYSPYPCPASTKAGLLAIVKLPVKGILKDIDGSRARLLPEIIMNHPGGPYVAASTLNPPQTVPVPHPQGISRAQALPQQSLPHPQQQQQQQQQQQQPPQGLRHPPGMAQPSVPPHSQGLPPRAQTLCHGPASVLLQQQQQAPPPGLLGSRKMADGDAPPNVTVSTSTIPLSMAASLHQNRPADLSSIVHQISQFCQARAGVSSTSVCEGQIANPSPISRNLLINASSRVSMHNPGPNLLPSCVLGPADKAAAAGPVPPPAGLPPGGPTMNRIPVYPVDPKQQPQHLRPWSQHPLGHLQHAPESGPAAPPGFPCKSLSYASELCMGQPYSLKPPVDKPTPSPPVNGAPGSVAYTNGYYFQPAWSSILPTPNSDSSGSQDLVAPFHAGPPGAPVDCAPGVHYRAGAGSSSQTNLMQTVDYMGGDFQAPCFRDQNLAMMGKMQRPPASRAPEAGDSRNSHIQHPGYR; encoded by the exons ATGCTGGTCTGTCTGCTGGGACCAGGTGACTTCTGCTCTCAGCTTCCCCCCCACACGCAGATGAACACTGGACTTCAGAAAT GGGACACTACACAGAAGATGAGATCTGCACAGTATCCAACCCCAGCAGAACTGGATGCTTATGCTAAGAAAGTTGCCAACAACCCGCTGACCATAAAGATCTTCCCCAACAGCGTCAAGGTTCCTCAGAGGAACCACGTCCGGCACACCGTCAACGGCCTGGATACGTCCGGTCATCGCTACAGCCCTTATCCCTGCCCGGCCAGCACTAAGGCAGGGCTCCTCGCCATTGTCAAGCTGCCTGTCAAGGGGATCCTCAAGGACATCGACGGCAGCCGGGCTCGCCTGCTTCCAGAGATCATCATGAACCACCCAGGGGGACCCTATGTCGCGGCAAGCACTTTAAACCCCCCCCAAACTGTCCCTGTGCCCCACCCGCAGGGTATCTCACGAGCCCAGGCCTTACCACAGCAGAGTCTGCCCCacccacagcagcagcagcagcagcagcagcagcagcagcagcccccACAGGGCCTGCGGCACCCCCCAGGCATGGCCCAGCCCTCCGTGCCACCGCACTCACAGGGCCTTCCCCCCCGTGCTCAGACTCTCTGCCACGGCCCTGCCAGTGTCTtgctgcagcagcagcaacaggcTCCGCCCCCCGGACTGCTTGGCAGCAGGAAGATGGCAGACGGTGATGCCCCGCCCAACGTGACCGTGTCTACCTCAACCATTCCGCTCTCGATGGCCGCCAGCCTGCACCAGAACCGGCCGGCTGACCTCAGCAGCATCGTGCACCAGATCAGTCAATTCTGCCAGGCTCGTGCCGGCGTCAGCTCTACCTCGGTGTGCGAGGGGCAGATTGCCAATCCCAGCCCCATCAGCCGCAACTTGCTCATCAACGCCAGCTCCCGGGTGTCCATGCACAACCCGGGCCCCAACCTCCTGCCTTCCTGTGTGCTCGGCCCTGCCGACAAGGCCGCTGCTGCGGGCCCGGTTCCGCCGCCAGCCGGGTTGCCCCCCGGTGGGCCCACCATGAATCGCATCCCGGTGTACCCTGTAGACCCCAAGCAGCAGCCGCAGCATCTGCGGCCTTGGAGCCAGCACCCGCTGGGCCACCTACAGCACGCCCCGGAGAGCGGCCCCGCGGCCCCCCCCGGCTTCCCCTGCAAGAGTCTGAGCTACGCATCGGAGCTGTGCATGGGTCAGCCCTACAGCCTGAAGCCCCCAGTGGACaagcccaccccctccccacctgtCAATGGGGCCCCGGGGTCGGTGGCCTACACCAATGGCTACTACTTTCAGCCCGCTTGGAGCAGCATTCTGCCGACGCCGAACAGCGACAGCTCGGGCTCCCAGGACCTGGTCGCGCCGTTCCATGCGGGTCCCCCGGGTGCCCCTGTAGACTGTGCCCCAGGGGTACATTACAGGGCCGGAGCTGGCTCCTCCAGCCAGACTAATCTGATGCAAACGGTGGATTACATGGGTGGGGACTTCCAGGCCCCATGCTTCCGAGATCAGAATCTGGCCATGATGGGCAAGATGCAGCGGCCCCCGGCGAGCCGGGCCCCCGAGGCGGGGGACAGCAGGAATAGTCATATTCAGCATCCAGGGTACAGATAA